The following coding sequences are from one Syntrophorhabdaceae bacterium window:
- a CDS encoding type II toxin-antitoxin system RelE/ParE family toxin: MTWKVEFSRAAERELDRLDPQHVRKLLIFLHERLARLEDPRSLGEALKGPRFGEFWRYRIGDYRVVVRIEDERLIILVVRIGHRREVYKR; this comes from the coding sequence ATGACCTGGAAAGTTGAGTTTTCCAGGGCCGCAGAACGGGAACTCGACAGGCTCGATCCCCAACATGTCCGCAAACTTCTTATCTTTCTCCACGAAAGGCTCGCCCGTCTTGAGGACCCGCGCAGCCTCGGGGAGGCGCTTAAGGGCCCCAGGTTTGGCGAGTTCTGGAGATACCGCATCGGTGATTACAGGGTCGTCGTTCGCATAGAAGATGAAAGGCTCATTATACTGGTGGTAAGAATAGGCCATCGCCGGGAAGTGTACAAGCGGTGA